The Collibacillus ludicampi DNA segment ATTAAGAAAAACGTTTTTATTGCGCCTAGCGCTACCATTCGAGCGGATGAAGGAACGCCATTTTTTATTGGTTCGAATACGAATATTCAAGATGGAGTCATTTTACATGGTTTGCTTCATCAACAAATTCCTGTAGGTAACAAAAAATATTCAATATATATTGGAAACGGTGTAACGATCGCCCATGGTGCTCTTGTTCATGGCCCTTGTTTTATTGGAAATAGAGTGTTTGTTGGATTTAAATCCATTGTCTTTAATGCCTTTGTTGGGGAAGGAACGTTTATTTCAACAAACGCTGTCGTTACAAACGGTGTACGTATTCCTCCGAATCGGTTCGTTCCTCCGGGAGCGAATATTGATACTCAAGCAAAAGCCAATTCTTTGCGTCGTGTACCAAAAAATAGGAGGGAATTTGCGCGTGAAGTGCAACGTGTAAACAGAGAATTCCCACCTTCTTATCATTTACTATTTGGTAAACATCGTTGTTCATGTGGTATCGCTTGTAATCGTTTGCTGAAAATAACGAAGTGACGTTTATCTTTAAATGAGCCCGGTGTAGTTTAGGTCTTTTACGGTCTAATACCGGGTTTAAACTTTAATTATATGGGTATCAGGGATATTGCGGACATTTCACAAGTTCTGGCCCGATGCGGAAGGTCACTGGAAGATGGAGCGACCGCATGACACCTTGGTTATTGTCGAAGGCACGGGGCATTGCCTGCACGCAGACCTACCGCGATCTGGTAGAGGAGATCGCACCGTTTGAGATAGAGATAGCACTGCGTACACCACGTTTTTACGCCAGAGCCTCAACGACCTACAGAGCGAAATGAACAACGGTTTGACAAGAAAGAGGAAAAGCTGGATAAGTGTAGAAGGAATAATTGATAACATACGAGGATCCCTGCGAGTGAGGGACTACCGTCTCTCGGTTCTCTATCCGTCTTTTCTGCGTTCTCTAGGTCGAAGGTTCTGTTAAAGTTTCATTA contains these protein-coding regions:
- a CDS encoding carbonate dehydratase, encoding MKKINTSSMSLPRRRIKKNVSKKVPQGPFNLFVRFISPNPRTSFNPTNHFPKINRTAFLSPFSSVIGDVTIKKNVFIAPSATIRADEGTPFFIGSNTNIQDGVILHGLLHQQIPVGNKKYSIYIGNGVTIAHGALVHGPCFIGNRVFVGFKSIVFNAFVGEGTFISTNAVVTNGVRIPPNRFVPPGANIDTQAKANSLRRVPKNRREFAREVQRVNREFPPSYHLLFGKHRCSCGIACNRLLKITK